Proteins from one Argopecten irradians isolate NY chromosome 15, Ai_NY, whole genome shotgun sequence genomic window:
- the LOC138308484 gene encoding uncharacterized protein, which produces MAGVSESPKSLVALLMIAVGFVLNTIGFAAPYWVSSALGSRYGLWMYCDFLNNCHQWDSNGITFAKFDQVRAFEGLGFVGTLVVLFFTVLYICVPKVAGNKILGILDVLVCLASSGAILIGVVIFGTEHNDLGWAFALSTTGGALFALAGILLIFAMCRK; this is translated from the exons ATGGCTGGAGTAAGTGAATCCCCTAAGAGTCTGGTGGCGCTGTTGATGATAGCGGTGGGATTCGTACTCAACACTATCGGGTTTGCGGCCCCGTACTGGGTATCCTCGGCCCTGGGGTCACGCTATGGTCTATGGATGTATTGTGATTTCCTCAACAACTGTCATCAATGGGATTCGAATGGTATAA CTTTCGCCAAATTCGACCAAGTTAGAGCGTTCGAAGGACTAGGATTCGTTGGGACGCTTGTAGTATTGTTTTTCACTGTACTATACATATGCGTGCCAAAAGTTGCCGGGAACAAGATTCTTGGGATTCTGGATGTGCTTGTCTGTTTAGCCTCAT CTGGAGCTATTTTGATCGGGGTGGTAATATTTGGGACGGAACACAACGACCTCGGCTGGGCCTTTGCTCTATCAACGACAGGAGGGGCGCTGTTTGCTTTGGCGGGAATTCTGCTCATATTTGCCATGTGCCGGAAGTAG